A single region of the Marinilabiliales bacterium genome encodes:
- a CDS encoding GNAT family N-acetyltransferase — MTEKVITTYLELTDNDLFRPSEGYLEKLEVREVSSEPYLNAVLFAGVGMPWRWYSRLGWTMDEWDAWFADHDVATFLCFSGRDLAGYYELEFDGGSSAEIRFLGLFPQHMGKGLGGMMLSHAVRSAREKGVSRVWLHTCTKDADAALSNYMARGFRVFKTKEADEDLPGKEEMINRMNRFIGSYIDRFGAGS; from the coding sequence ATGACCGAGAAGGTGATCACAACCTATCTTGAGCTGACTGACAATGACTTGTTCAGGCCCAGCGAAGGATATCTTGAAAAGCTGGAGGTCCGTGAAGTCAGCTCCGAACCCTACCTGAACGCAGTGCTTTTTGCCGGTGTCGGAATGCCCTGGAGGTGGTATTCCAGGCTGGGATGGACCATGGATGAATGGGATGCCTGGTTTGCAGACCATGATGTGGCAACATTCCTCTGCTTCAGCGGCCGCGATCTGGCCGGTTACTATGAGCTTGAGTTTGACGGTGGTTCATCGGCAGAGATCAGGTTTCTGGGACTGTTCCCGCAGCATATGGGGAAAGGGCTCGGGGGCATGATGCTCTCCCATGCAGTCCGCAGCGCCCGTGAAAAGGGTGTGTCGCGGGTATGGCTTCACACCTGCACCAAAGATGCTGATGCAGCACTGTCCAATTACATGGCCCGTGGTTTCAGGGTTTTTAAAACAAAAGAGGCCGATGAGGACCTGCCCGGCAAGGAGGAGATGATAAATCGTATGAACCGGTTTATCGGCAGTTATATTGACCGTTTCGGCGCCGGCAGCTAA
- a CDS encoding bifunctional metallophosphatase/5'-nucleotidase, which produces MTVSMLMPANTDKVKCDVPCILIYQNPMNFKISGKIILLLFAGIFIFSGCEEQETRVVIFHTNDSHSQLDHFPSLAWLVNNERATEEHVFLVSAGDIFSGNPIVDYYDPKGYPKIDLMNRAGYNINTIGNHEFDYGLEVLTDRMEQADFPFILANLNTSGSVLAQPDAYTILRAGRHRIAFLGLVQLNNQGIPSAHPGNMTGIEFFPPVETAGEYEYLTARADAVIGLTHHGFVSDTIMAARYPWFDVIIGGHSHTLTLRPEEHNGVLVTQAGSNMQYVGKVTLVFRGRELVEKSAAMIRTSGIEGADSEIAALVEMYNDNPALNRVIGRLAEPLKNKDELGIFITETYRKYGNFDFAFQNYGGIRVNSMDGDVRVRDIFRMDPFGNELVGMDLSYPELKRLIGNSLSSRNTPSVQIAGGTIEVHLAEDRSLRDVKIFDPSGMELVTNRKYSVAMPSYMASAFDFEREDQGTGMGIITAAVLIDHIEKNPDIGITYSTRSRIVQH; this is translated from the coding sequence ATGACCGTGTCTATGTTGATGCCGGCAAATACTGATAAAGTCAAATGTGATGTTCCCTGTATACTAATCTATCAAAACCCGATGAACTTTAAAATATCAGGAAAGATCATCCTGCTGCTTTTTGCCGGGATTTTTATTTTTTCAGGCTGCGAAGAGCAGGAGACCCGGGTGGTCATTTTCCATACCAACGACAGCCATTCGCAGCTTGACCATTTCCCTTCACTTGCCTGGCTGGTGAACAACGAACGGGCGACGGAAGAGCATGTATTCCTTGTGAGCGCCGGCGATATATTCTCAGGCAATCCGATCGTCGACTATTATGACCCGAAAGGTTACCCGAAGATCGACCTGATGAACAGAGCCGGGTATAACATCAATACCATCGGGAACCATGAGTTTGATTACGGACTTGAGGTGCTGACCGACAGGATGGAACAGGCAGACTTCCCCTTTATACTTGCCAATCTCAACACTTCGGGTTCAGTTCTCGCTCAGCCCGATGCATACACCATACTCAGGGCGGGCAGGCACAGGATCGCGTTTCTCGGACTCGTTCAGCTGAATAACCAGGGGATACCTTCCGCCCATCCCGGCAATATGACCGGCATTGAGTTCTTTCCACCGGTTGAAACGGCAGGTGAGTATGAATATCTTACAGCAAGGGCTGATGCCGTGATCGGACTGACTCATCACGGTTTCGTGTCAGATACCATCATGGCAGCCCGGTATCCCTGGTTTGATGTGATAATTGGCGGTCACAGCCACACGCTCACCCTCAGGCCTGAAGAGCATAACGGGGTCCTGGTCACACAGGCAGGGTCAAATATGCAGTATGTTGGCAAGGTGACGCTGGTTTTCAGGGGCAGGGAACTTGTCGAAAAGAGCGCCGCGATGATACGGACATCCGGCATTGAAGGTGCTGACAGCGAAATAGCTGCCCTGGTGGAGATGTACAACGACAATCCCGCACTCAACAGGGTTATCGGCAGACTGGCAGAGCCACTTAAAAACAAGGATGAGCTGGGGATATTCATAACCGAGACTTACCGTAAATACGGCAACTTTGACTTTGCATTCCAGAATTACGGGGGCATAAGGGTGAACAGCATGGATGGTGATGTAAGGGTGAGGGACATATTCAGGATGGACCCCTTCGGTAACGAACTGGTGGGGATGGACCTGAGTTATCCTGAGCTTAAAAGGCTTATAGGCAACAGCCTTTCTTCACGCAACACCCCCTCGGTCCAGATTGCCGGCGGCACCATCGAAGTGCACCTGGCAGAGGACAGAAGCCTGCGTGATGTAAAGATCTTTGATCCTTCAGGCATGGAGCTTGTAACAAACCGGAAATACAGCGTTGCAATGCCTTCCTACATGGCCAGCGCCTTTGATTTTGAGAGAGAGGACCAGGGCACGGGAATGGGAATAATAACTGCCGCAGTGCTGATAGATCATATTGAAAAGAACCCCGACATCGGGATCACATACAGCACCAGGAGCCGGATAGTACAACACTGA
- a CDS encoding DUF5060 domain-containing protein, whose translation MKQTNIGFSAHGKVKTGKQSYYMIAGGQVTLSLITALFFLVSLPGPAEASVLAEETGDEPSVFGETSAFWMATAPGIASASVVASPPAGEPAISVARVNTTTVGKYEKFELWLDLHNVEIDNPFDPADIDVYALFTAPSGREIRINGFYDNYREADQWKLRFSPNETGKYEYRLFVNDAGRTGQPVAGSFEAVASEHHGWIRQSDVNPRYFSYDDGTSYYAVGVYSPWRNDAERFETFARHNANFFGLWNITYGGFIGGAGLIEEELGRYNQEKCGRIDSLLKILEKDDIKLMFAIWPHDLFSATVWATRWEINPYRHLIDVADVYSDSLVFEYQKQKYRYLIARYAHSRSWGLWEIINEMNGTDGWAQGRHQEGFDWVRKTQDYFHENDPYGHPVTASFSGGFDQYRRELHEIVDVPNLHLYPTQGWEIKYPGDTLRSAMYNYAWAARRFWDEEFMKPAIFGESGAEWEYYPRNSREYRLVYHNAIWASLTNGLAGIPVWWDYTFLNDEDWMKLKYLRKFTDYIDFANLPFEPAEVSAGGGDVYVMDAGSEAFGWVRNYSKDRVEGTVIELDGQGRGRYTVSWYDTWSGQVTGTERVRARNGKLQFTVPALPEPHPDVAFRIVKN comes from the coding sequence ATGAAGCAAACGAATATCGGATTTTCCGCACATGGTAAGGTTAAAACCGGAAAGCAATCGTATTATATGATTGCCGGCGGTCAGGTCACACTGTCACTCATTACGGCTCTGTTTTTTCTGGTTAGCCTGCCGGGACCCGCAGAAGCTTCGGTATTGGCTGAAGAGACGGGTGATGAACCGTCTGTATTTGGTGAAACTTCAGCGTTCTGGATGGCCACTGCCCCGGGCATAGCCTCAGCCTCCGTTGTCGCTTCGCCGCCAGCCGGTGAACCCGCCATTTCAGTGGCAAGGGTCAACACTACCACCGTCGGGAAGTATGAAAAATTCGAGTTATGGCTCGACCTGCACAATGTTGAAATAGATAATCCGTTTGATCCGGCCGACATAGATGTATATGCCCTTTTCACTGCACCGTCGGGAAGGGAGATACGAATTAACGGCTTTTACGATAATTACCGGGAGGCCGACCAGTGGAAACTGAGGTTCTCTCCCAACGAGACCGGGAAATATGAGTACCGTCTATTTGTCAATGATGCCGGCCGCACCGGCCAGCCAGTCGCCGGGTCATTCGAGGCTGTCGCTTCAGAACATCACGGCTGGATAAGGCAGTCTGACGTCAATCCCCGATATTTCAGCTATGATGACGGCACATCTTATTATGCTGTCGGTGTTTACTCTCCCTGGAGGAACGATGCAGAACGGTTCGAAACATTTGCCAGGCATAATGCCAATTTTTTCGGACTGTGGAACATCACATACGGTGGTTTCATCGGCGGAGCCGGACTTATTGAGGAGGAGCTGGGCCGCTACAACCAGGAGAAATGCGGGAGGATCGATTCTTTGCTGAAGATACTCGAAAAGGACGATATAAAGCTGATGTTTGCCATCTGGCCGCATGACCTGTTCTCTGCTACGGTATGGGCTACAAGGTGGGAAATTAACCCTTACAGGCATCTTATCGACGTAGCTGATGTTTACAGCGATTCTCTTGTCTTTGAGTACCAGAAGCAGAAGTACCGTTACCTGATAGCCCGTTATGCCCACAGCAGGAGCTGGGGTCTCTGGGAAATAATCAACGAGATGAACGGCACCGATGGCTGGGCCCAGGGGCGCCACCAGGAAGGGTTTGACTGGGTGAGGAAAACCCAGGATTATTTCCATGAAAATGATCCCTACGGCCACCCGGTAACGGCCTCCTTCAGCGGGGGATTTGACCAGTACCGCAGGGAACTCCACGAAATTGTCGATGTGCCCAACCTGCACCTGTATCCCACACAGGGATGGGAGATAAAATATCCGGGCGATACTTTGCGCAGCGCTATGTATAACTATGCCTGGGCTGCACGGCGGTTCTGGGACGAGGAGTTCATGAAACCGGCCATTTTTGGTGAATCGGGCGCCGAGTGGGAATACTACCCCCGGAACAGCAGGGAGTACCGCCTGGTTTACCACAATGCCATATGGGCGTCGCTCACAAACGGACTTGCCGGCATACCGGTGTGGTGGGACTATACTTTTCTGAATGACGAGGACTGGATGAAGCTCAAGTACCTGAGAAAATTCACCGACTATATAGATTTTGCCAACCTGCCGTTCGAGCCTGCCGAAGTCTCCGCCGGGGGGGGCGACGTATATGTTATGGATGCCGGCAGTGAGGCCTTCGGTTGGGTAAGGAATTACAGCAAAGACCGTGTCGAAGGGACGGTCATTGAGCTTGACGGCCAGGGCCGTGGCAGATATACGGTCAGCTGGTACGATACGTGGAGCGGACAGGTAACAGGAACTGAAAGGGTGAGGGCAAGGAACGGCAAGCTGCAGTTTACAGTGCCGGCGCTTCCGGAGCCCCATCCCGATGTGGCATTCAGGATCGTAAAGAATTGA
- a CDS encoding DUF1573 domain-containing protein, which yields MRTFSLLLIALFVGSFTFAQDEPGPVISFDRELHDYGTILTDNVPEGKLTFFVYNTGTEPLVLSNVRACCGTRVNDYTKEPVAPADTGFVEVEFRIVPRPHRIRRTVTIQSNAVNRQTAILRIQGEVTEPESTEILQED from the coding sequence ATGAGGACATTCAGTTTGTTGTTGATCGCCTTGTTTGTCGGTAGTTTCACTTTTGCGCAGGATGAACCGGGGCCTGTTATTTCGTTTGACAGGGAGTTGCATGATTATGGCACTATCCTTACAGATAACGTTCCCGAAGGAAAATTAACTTTTTTTGTCTACAACACGGGAACCGAGCCACTGGTACTGTCCAATGTAAGGGCCTGTTGCGGCACAAGGGTAAATGATTATACAAAGGAGCCTGTTGCGCCGGCTGACACCGGTTTTGTTGAGGTTGAGTTCAGGATCGTACCGCGGCCCCACAGGATCCGCCGTACAGTTACGATTCAGTCCAACGCCGTTAACCGTCAAACTGCAATACTGCGGATTCAGGGGGAGGTGACCGAACCCGAGTCAACGGAGATACTTCAGGAAGATTAA